A DNA window from Anastrepha ludens isolate Willacy chromosome 6, idAnaLude1.1, whole genome shotgun sequence contains the following coding sequences:
- the LOC128868020 gene encoding coenzyme Q-binding protein COQ10, mitochondrial-like, whose translation MQEMYDVVADVSNYYKFVPYVKKSLVHSKRNDGFKADLIVGFPPLNESYTSNVSLQSPVLVKSVCTDGRLFNYLRNNWRFSPGLKDIPQSCVVDFKVAFEFKSLIHSNIANIFFDLICDQMDHAFVAEAERRYGPPSIKSLILWRRS comes from the coding sequence atgcaagaaatgtatGATGTGGTCGCCGACGTATCGAACTATTATAAGTTTGTGCCATACGTGAAGAAATCACTCGTACACAGTAAGCGTAATGACGGCTTCAAGGCTGACTTAATTGTCGGTTTCCCACCGCTGAATGAAAGTTATACATCAAATGTTTCACTTCAAAGTCCTGTGCTGGTAAAATCTGTATGCACAGATGGAAGATTATTCAACTATTTGCGTAACAATTGGCGATTTAGTCCCGGTCTGAAGGATATTCCACAATCTTGTGTTGTGGATTTCAAAGTAGCTTTCGAATTCAAATCGCTGATACACAgcaatattgcaaatatttttttcgatttaatttGCGATCAAATGGACCATGCTTTTGTGGCGGAAGCTGAACGACGATATGGACCACCTTCAATTAAATCGCTTATATTATGGCGAAGATCTTGA